Within the Prevotella scopos JCM 17725 genome, the region CTGGTACAGACGGGCGGTATGATGTTGTAGACGGTATTCCACTCGGTCCTGTCATGCTTTCCGACCTCAAAGAATACGTGAAAGCCGCTGACAACGTACCATTCATTGCTAAGGGCGTACTCTCTGTGCAGGATGCTTTGAAGTGTAAGGAGGCAGGCTGTGCTGCGATTGTTATCTCTCATCACCACGGACGTATTCCTTTTGGCGTTGCTCCGCTGATGGTTCTACCTAAGATTAAGGCAGCATTGGAGGGAAGCGGTATCGCCATCTTCGTTGACTGTGGCATTGATACAGGCTACGATGCTTACAAAGCACTTGCATTAGGTGCTGATGCAATAGCTGTTGGGAGAGGAATCCTCAAGCCATTGCTACAACAAGGAGCAGAAGGAGTTGAAGAGAAGGTACAAAAAATGAACGAACAACTTTCAGAGCTGATGATGTACACCTGCGTGAAAGATACCCGTTCATTCGATGCGTCTGTGCTTT harbors:
- a CDS encoding alpha-hydroxy-acid oxidizing protein, giving the protein MNDNVKSPWPGPAGMIPVTSGKADDANVFNRNYLDSIHVEMRVIDAVEPTLKTVIFGEEFDSPIMMPAFSHLNKVLKDGKKPMLEYARAAKKLNTVNWVGMEPNEEYAEIAAEGARTVRIIKPFADHNIILDEIQFAIKHGAIAVGVDIDHVPGTDGRYDVVDGIPLGPVMLSDLKEYVKAADNVPFIAKGVLSVQDALKCKEAGCAAIVISHHHGRIPFGVAPLMVLPKIKAALEGSGIAIFVDCGIDTGYDAYKALALGADAIAVGRGILKPLLQQGAEGVEEKVQKMNEQLSELMMYTCVKDTRSFDASVLYI